TCCCCCACCGGTGTGGCCAGACTGATGGTGTCCCTGGTCACGCGCAGGACTTCCTCGACCTTCGCTTCATCCCACCCCGGACCCATCGCTTCAGCTGTTTCTTCATGGCTGGGCTCACGGCTGAGTTCCATCTGCAGCTGCCGGGTGGTGCGGCCCAGCTTGTTGATGGTCTCGACCATGTGCACCGGAATCCGGATGTTGCGGGCCTGATCGGCAATAGCGCGGTTGATGGCCTGACGGATCCACCACGTGGCGTAGGTGGAGAACTTGAAGCCCCGGCGGTACTCAAACTTCTCCGCGCCGCGAATGAGGCCCTGATTGCCTTCCTGGATCAGGTCGAGGAAGCCCATGCCGCGGTTGGTGTACTTCTTGGCGATGCTGACCACCAGGCGGAGGTTGGCTTCGATAAGTTGCTGCTTGGCCAGGTCACCGTCTTCGACCGTTCTCTGGAGCCGGCGGCGGGCTCGCTCGTCGAGGTCAACCTCTGTTTCCAGCTGTGCACGCGTTTCTTGCCCTGCTTCCATGCGGCGGGCGAGTTCGATTTCCTCGGTGACGGTGAGGAGGGGAACCCGGCCGATCTCGTGCAGGTACTGGCGGACGGGGTCACTGCTAACAACTGAGGGATGATCGGTGAGCTCCGTCCAGGTTTCGGCGACGGCTTTCTCCGAGATGACCGCGTCTTCGGGAGCATCTTCGTCTGAATCCAGTGCCAGCTCGTCATCGAGGTCGAGGTCTTCAGGGATCTCGGTGGCTTCGAGGTCTCCGGGCGTAGGCTCGTCTGGGATGGCTGGCGACAAGGTGGGTTCAGGTGCCTCGTCCGGTATGACGGAGGGAACTGCAGCTTGCGCAGACCGGGTACGAGGGGAAGGCGTCATATGGACCTCTGTGGTGGGGGAACCCTGCTCATTGACGGCAGCCTACCCCGGGGTGCGCGAAGAGAGCAGTGTTCCCCACCCCGAAGGCGAGCAGCCAGGCGACCGCGTCGTCGATGCCGGGGTCACCGTCGAGAATGACTGGAAGCGGACGGGGGACCATGGGGTGCATCTTACGCAGCCTGGTGGGCCCGCACCCTGGAAACGTACGGTGCCGGCGACCGGAATGCGCCGAGGGCTACCCATGGGTGCGCGACAATGACTGCCGATGAATGTCCTGGCTCCCGTGATGTTTCTTGCCCTCCTCGTCACTTCCTGCACCCCAGCCACCTCCGGGTCACCCACGCCTGCCTCAATCGGGCTGGTGTGTACGGGAAGCAGCATCGGGACCCTGACCCGCGCGGAGTCTGAATTGTCGGTGGTGATCAACAAGGCCGGTGAAGTGAGCGGGAGCTTCACGAACAACGGCACGGTCTTCGCTGCGAACGGGAAAGCTGCGGTGAGTGAGGACGCGCGCGCGAGGACCCTGGTGGTCAGTCAGCTCACCCTCTCCCTGGACAGCACGGTCGCTGGACGGGCGGGCATCACGGCGTCGATGGGTGCGGTACGGACTGGGGTGGGCCTGGTGGGTGCCCTGGGTTCCAGTGGGAACCTGAATGGGGTGCTGGATGAAAAGGGAGCGTTTACCGGCACCTTCCGGGGTTTGCAGGGCACGTACCGGACGCTGATGGGCTGCGGCGTGAGCTGAAGGGACGTCCTGCAGCGGAGTTCACTGGAGTGAAATCAGGACGTACTGAGCGAGAAAGAGAAGCAGACCGCCGAACAGGCAAGCAAGAAGAGATGGCCACGGGAGTCCAGGGGTACGGTCGCTTTCACCCAGCCGGGCCCGGAGGGTTTCCTGTGTCCGCTCCTGATGGGTCTGCGAGAGAATGATGGCCCCACCAATGAACAGGAGGAGAAGTCCTCCCCAGCCAAAAGCGTCTGCGGCACCCTCTGCTGTCAGTCGCCGAGAAAGGATCAGCGTTGTAAGCAGGATCGCTCAGCACCTGACACTTTGGGACATTGACGTGCCAGGGGACGGGAATGGTGTGCTCAACAGCTGAAGGCAGGTCCAGAAGGTGTCTTCGCCCCACCGCACGGCCTGGCTGAGTACCTGCCTCCTGCCTTTCTGGCCTCCCTTCTTCCCCTCCCCTTCCGGCTACCCTCCTCCCCTGCGTCAGCACATGCCAGCTGCCCATGTCCTCACTCTTTTTCTGCCCACTGGAGGCGGGTGTCCCGCGAGAAATCGAGATTCTCGTCCTTCAGACGAAGCAGCAGCTCGCGCACGTGGGTGGGGAGCTGATCGATGCTCAGCGGGACGGTGGGCTGCGCCGTCCTGATGTACGCGTGCCGGTCACGGGTGTAGGACGTCATGGCGTCGTAGAAAAACAGGCCCCCACGGACGTAATCGAGGTCGACCTCATTCACGTGGGAGGACCAATGGTCTGAGGTGAGACCAGGGATGTGCTCTGCCAGGGCGTCTGAGCACTCGGGAAGGGTGCCCATGAAAGAGAACAGGACGTCCAGTTCTTTCCTGGAGGCACGCAGGTGGGCTGGAATCACGCCCGGGCCGTCGGTGGCGAGCACGGCAAGATGATGTTGATCGACGGCGTACCAGATGAGGTCGAGGTCCTGCATTTCCTCGTCGGTGTAGTAAGTCATGGGGTTCGTTGTTTCTGATTAGACGGTTCTTGGGGAGTAGAGCACACGGTGTTCCTCCGGCCACAGGTACCCGACGGGTCTGATATCTGGAATTTCCTCAGCCTGGACGAACGCGTCCAGGCCGTCGAGGTCACTTTCGGAACCTATGAGACCGAGGCCAAAGGGAACGGCGGTAAAGATATATCGCCCCAGGCTGGCCAGCCAGTCCTCGACCTGACGCACCTGCGGGTTTCGTGCAGCGTGACCGGTGCCGGAGTCCCACAGTGCGTTCCCGGCGTCCGGGTATGCCCTGGCCAGAGCCTGGACTGAGAACGAGAAGTCCAGCCAGTCGCTCCGGTCGTCACGCCGCATCGTCAGCACGCCAGGGACAGCAGCCCCTTCAGGCAAGTGCGCGAGGCCGAACGTCAGTTGGGCGAGCGGATCCACCTGCGCAGAAGGGAGTCGCGGCTGGTCCGCTGGTTCACGCTCCCAGTCCGGCCGCGGGCGACGCCGGTGAGCACCTGAGCACCTGCACAGGAATCAGTCAACGCATATCTCGAGCTCGCAGGGCGCTGAGTGGGCGTGCCCGTCGCGTGCTGTCCTAACCGCCTTGCACGCAGTTGCGGGGCCGTTCAAGGGAGGCAGGGCATCACTGCACGGCCAGATCAGGGTTGGGGAGATCCATCGGGTGGACGAGGTCCTCATCGTCCAGAACGGCGTGGCTAACGGCAAGGGAGTACCCCTCGCGGTACGTGAGGACATGCTCGCGCACGATGTTTCCTTGACCATCCACCCCGTAATACCGGCCCGGGCACCGCAACCCGGCATCCACCAGGGACGATTCCGCCTCCAGTGTATTGGGACGCAAAGAGGTCAGGATCAACCGCATGCCCCGGTCGTACGCGGCCAGCAGCAGTTCATTCCAGTCATCCCCGAAGTGATGCAACGTCAGGGTGTCCAGAGGACCGACGTTCATGCCTTCCAGCGCGATCAGCGCGTCCTGTGGGTCAGCGGGCAGCAGTTCGCACGGACCGGCCAGCGCTAGGGCGGCGTGCCCGACCAGCTCCGGGCTCGGCAGGAGGACACTACGCCCGCCCGAGGCGGCGCCATACGCCAGGGCCAGCACCAGCTGTGCATGCTGGGAGGTCGCGGGACCGTACACGAAGGTCAATCGCTCGGCCACTGGCGCGCGTGCTGCGGGCGGGCGGCTGACCCCGCGTTTCAGGTACACCGTATCGACGTTCGCGCCGCGTTTGATCACTCGCAGGTAGTGACTGGTCCCAGCTGCGCGTTCCTCCAGCTCGCGCACCCAGGCGGCCACGCGCTTCCCAGACAGATCCGGCCACTGGGATGGCGTCAGTGGGTCTTTGGGATGCACGGGTTCGTAATCCGCCCGCAGGACGTCACCCACTTCCCAGGACAGCAGCCCCGCGGCCAGAGCTCCGGCAGTGGGCTGCATCCCTGTCGGCAGGAGGGGCCAGGGGGCCAGGTCGGCACTCACGCACGTCTCGACCAGCTGCCGGACGTCTGTGAGGGGTAAGGTCACGCCATACCGTTCGAGGGCGGCGCTTAAGGCGCGGGTCGCGGCACTTCCTTCCAACGGGTGGTGCTCAGGCCGGGCTGCGAGCGTATTCCAGTCCGGCAGGCGGTACAGGGACGCGACGGCTTCCAGCGCGTGACTGTGCGTGAGGGTGTGACCGCGCGCTCAGTCGCGTACGCAGGGTGTGGGCCTGCTGTTTGGGCAGGGTGGTCATGGGGCCTCCAAGGGTGCCCGGTGCATGAGGGGGGTGTTGCCCGCATTCCCGTCCTCACGCTCCCGGGGCCCAGTCCTGGAGGGGTGAAAAGGCTGATCACTGCACTTGACCTTCACCTCGAGCGGGCGGGCAGGCGGTCAATCAGGCCAGGAGCACTCTAGGACGGCTCCCGCCATAGCTGCAAGCTGGCAAGGGCCGAATTCAGCGGGGGAGTTGGGGGCGTCCAATGTGGTTGGTGCGTGCAGGAAGTGGGTGTCGTGGAGGGTGGGAATGCGGGCACCGTGAGAGAGTGACCTCTTCCCTGCTCGCTTTTGATGGCCTCCTGACCGCCTTGGACGCGCTTGGCCTGGGACTGCGCGACCGGATGAGTCCTCCGGCAGATCCAACCGACATCCAGCGTGTCGCGGATGAGTTCAGCGGTCCGGTCCCCGAGGCGTGGCGGGCTTTGTACGCTGCGCACAACGGCGAGCGGGACGACTGGGAGGAGGGGACGTTGTTCGGGTTGAAGTTCATGCCGCTGTCCGCAGTCGAGCGGTGGCTGGATGACGTGCGGGATCACCTGGCGTGAATTGGTCTCTTGGGGTGGGCCGATGGTCAGGCGTGCGTCGTGAGGGCGTACGCGTACCAGGTGTGTAGGGTGTCCTGCACGGCCTGGGTGTATTCTTCCAGCCCGAGGGGTTTGGTGACGTAGCCGTTCGCTCCCGCCTGCAAAGCCCGCTGGATGTCCGCTTCAGACGATGAACCGCTGAACACCACGACTGGGAGGTCGGCGTCAGACCAGCCCTCCCGTACGTGCGTGAGGACTTCCGCTGCGGTCATGCAGGGCGTACTGCCATCAAGCAGGACGAGGTGCGGGGTGGGCGCGTCCTCGTATGGTGTCTGGCGGTTGAGGAAGTCCAGGGCGTCAGGCCCGGTGGTGACCACGTGCAGCTGCAGGTCGGGGACAACGCCGTCGAGGGCGAGTTCCATGAGGAAGACGTCAGCCTCGTTGTCCTCGACCATCAGCACGTGAAACTTCATGATTCAGTCAGCTTAGGGTACGTCGGGCTGGAGTGTTCTGAAGGGTTTCCTCACGGGACGATCATCTCGGGTGCCGATGGGTATGATCAGGAAGGCTGGCTCTCTCAGGCCAGGGCCGTTCCAGGGAGCGGCAATGTTGAGCGGACCGCACAGTGTTACGCCAGGGCTGTGGAACTGTGTATAGCTTTACTGGAATGCATGCGCGCGACACGCTGATCGTGGCTGGCCCTCTCTCCCGGGCGAACTGAACCTGCTCTCAGGAGTCTTTGAGGTGGCACGTGGCGAGGTAGCACCACGATTCCGTGGTTTCCGGCAACAAGTCCACCTGTACCCTGTGCTCTATGGAGTCCGTGACTATTGGCTTGATCCTGCTCACCCTCCCCCCGCTGCTCTATATCGTCAGTCGGAAGTCTGGAGTCAGGTACACCTGGGCTCCGGAGGCCCTCCGAGTGGAGGCCGGCTTACGACGATACGTTTTTCCCTATGCAACGACCAGCGCCCGTTTCACCACGCAGCCTCTTGGCTCCCGGATCTGGGGTACAGCGGTATCTGGGAGTGTGACGGGCCGCTATACCCTGAACAGCAGCACTGTTCATGCCCTGGCCACGACGACTCGCCCGGCGCAGGCGCTGCTCCTCACTGCAGGTCAGCACACCTTTTATGTCACGCCAGAAAAGGCTGAGGAGTTCGCGGACCGATTCTTAGCGAAATGAGCAGGCGGGTGTAACCCCTGGGTATTCCCTCTAGGGTTGACCTGGCCAGTTCCCCTCCCGCATCCAGCACCACACAACGAAAAAGCCCCACCCTGCCATCAGCTGGGGTGGGGCTCCCCCTTGGGTAAGGAACCGTCACACCAACACCCGCTCGTGCTCCCGCTAGCCTGCCGGGGTGTATGCGCCTCGACCCTCCGTGCTGGTGATCGTGCCAGGAGACTGGGACACGGTCCCGGAGGGTGTGCAGGAGCTCAAGCAGTATCTGGCGGATGAGTTCGGAGCGAACCTGCGGGTGCGCAAGGCGATGACACCTATGAAAAGACCGACTCCACTCTTTACTGGCGACTGGGAGTCAGGTCAGCGTCGGGCCGCGAGCCGGGCTGTGCGCTCCCTGTTACCACAGGCCTTCTACACACTGGACTGGCTGGAGGAAACCCAGTAGTCCTGCATCCTGCCGCACCCTCAAAATCCAACTCAAAGCAGCTGTGGGGCACTGGAAGCCTATGCGCAGGTTCTGATGTATGAGGTTCTGACCGCTCGCGGCTGTTCCCAAGCGGTGATGATCTCTAGGCGGCGTGTGGCGCAGGTCGTACCCTGGAGGCATGTACGAGCGGATCGTAATCGACCCGAACATCTGCAACGGACGACCGACCGTGCGCGGCACCCGCATTACCGCACAGACCATCATGGAGTTCCTCGCGGTTGGGGACAGCATTGACGACGTCCTGGAGGAATACCCGTCATTGACCCGTGAGGATATTCTGGCCTGCCTGGCGTACTCCTCCCGTCTGAGATAGATCTTCCGGTTCCTGGGCTGAAGCTGACCATGGACCAGTGCAAGACCTCGTCAGCCACCATCTGTCCAGCTGTGCAGCACAGCAGCCATGCCCCAGATGTCATGCCCTGTCTGGCTGCATCCACAGCCACTGCGAACGACGATTCCAGCACTTGCCCTGGGGCGGTCTGGCAGTGAGTGTCCTCCTCCAGGGGTGACGATTCCGTTGTCGCACCTGTCATCCCGCACGCACGTTTGCCGAAAGGTTGCCCGAGATCGTGGCCCCTTATGCGCGCTACAGCGCTGCCGTGTGCGGCCTGTTCAATCAGATGGTCGTCCGGATCGGGGGGAGGGAGGCCGGCAACTGCTGGCCTCCCTCCCCCTGCGAGTCGGTGGAAACCGCCTCCTGGTTGAGCAGCAGCGTTCACGGCTCCTGCCAGCCCAGGGGGCTCGGGTGATTGGCATTGACGATTCCGCATTCAAGAAGGAGTCCCGGTATGGATACGGTGATTGCGGACCTGGAGCCTGGACGACCGATTGATCTGCTTCCAGACCACACGGGTGCCAGCCGTGCGAGGCCACCTTCCGAATGCTGGAGACGCTGTTTCTCAGGTTCTGGGGCCAGCCTGCGGAATGACACAGGCTCACCAGTCAGTGAGCCTGTGTTGACTGTCAATGCGGCAGTGGCGCTTGCAGGGCCGTGAGCTCCTCCGGCACCAGCCCATAACGCCCGGTCAGCTCCTCGGTCAGCTGAACGGCAGCAATTGCCAGAGGCTCTCCTGTGTGCCGTGACAGGGCGTCCACCACGCCCCGCGCAATCAGGAGGTGTCCCAACCCGTTGGGATGCTTGCGGTCAGCACTCCAGATGTAAGAATTCGAGGCGTTGATGGACGTCGCCCCGTCCACGCAGAGCACCCCGTGCTGGGCACTCAGGGAACGCACGACCGCATTCATGGCCGTTATGCGGGGTTCGACGTGTGAAGCCAGACTGTCGGAGAGAAGCGGCGCCGGGTTGAACAGCGTCGCCATGACGATGGTCGCCCCTGTGTCCGTCAGGTCCCTCGGCTGCACGTAGGACGTCCTGGGTCAGGAACCCTTCGTAGAGGGCTTCATTGTCCTCGTGCAGGCCCTGACCTCCTGGCAAAAGTTGCATGGCCAGGACACCGCCCGGCAGCAGAGCCACCCGGGCGCCACCCGGCCCACTTCTCTTCCACGTCTCACACTGCTTTGAGGTGAATTCGCCAAGTAGAGT
The nucleotide sequence above comes from Deinococcus malanensis. Encoded proteins:
- a CDS encoding sigma-70 family RNA polymerase sigma factor translates to MTPSPRTRSAQAAVPSVIPDEAPEPTLSPAIPDEPTPGDLEATEIPEDLDLDDELALDSDEDAPEDAVISEKAVAETWTELTDHPSVVSSDPVRQYLHEIGRVPLLTVTEEIELARRMEAGQETRAQLETEVDLDERARRRLQRTVEDGDLAKQQLIEANLRLVVSIAKKYTNRGMGFLDLIQEGNQGLIRGAEKFEYRRGFKFSTYATWWIRQAINRAIADQARNIRIPVHMVETINKLGRTTRQLQMELSREPSHEETAEAMGPGWDEAKVEEVLRVTRDTISLATPVGDEGDSSIADFLPDDRRESPLSRVSDVLMGEALDRALAKLEPREALVLRLRKGLEDGREHTLEEVGKQFGVTRERIRQIETKALRKIKYQQSRRGDLREYLED
- a CDS encoding SMI1/KNR4 family protein, which encodes MTSSLLAFDGLLTALDALGLGLRDRMSPPADPTDIQRVADEFSGPVPEAWRALYAAHNGERDDWEEGTLFGLKFMPLSAVERWLDDVRDHLA
- a CDS encoding response regulator; its protein translation is MKFHVLMVEDNEADVFLMELALDGVVPDLQLHVVTTGPDALDFLNRQTPYEDAPTPHLVLLDGSTPCMTAAEVLTHVREGWSDADLPVVVFSGSSSEADIQRALQAGANGYVTKPLGLEEYTQAVQDTLHTWYAYALTTHA
- a CDS encoding PH domain-containing protein encodes the protein MESVTIGLILLTLPPLLYIVSRKSGVRYTWAPEALRVEAGLRRYVFPYATTSARFTTQPLGSRIWGTAVSGSVTGRYTLNSSTVHALATTTRPAQALLLTAGQHTFYVTPEKAEEFADRFLAK
- a CDS encoding DUF433 domain-containing protein, whose translation is MYERIVIDPNICNGRPTVRGTRITAQTIMEFLAVGDSIDDVLEEYPSLTREDILACLAYSSRLR
- a CDS encoding transposase family protein, whose amino-acid sequence is MQDLVSHHLSSCAAQQPCPRCHALSGCIHSHCERRFQHLPWGGLAVSVLLQG